One Myxococcaceae bacterium JPH2 DNA window includes the following coding sequences:
- a CDS encoding phospholipase translates to MRPIDAELLSGSALYREVVLEKLAHARESVWIATANVKAMFVEQKGKFVPLVEVLDGLAARGVALRLLHAELPSRPFRAAFDARARLVSGGLELKVCPRVHFKTVLVDGAWAYLGSANLTGAGLGAKGEDSRNFELGFATEDFDVIDRVTALYEAVWSGAECRACKLRSVCPDPILPAGVGQAKKRRPRDGVRLGKSRRMRR, encoded by the coding sequence ATGCGCCCCATCGACGCGGAGTTGCTGTCCGGCAGCGCGCTGTACCGGGAGGTGGTGCTGGAGAAGCTGGCCCACGCGCGCGAGTCCGTCTGGATTGCCACGGCCAACGTGAAGGCCATGTTCGTGGAGCAGAAGGGCAAGTTCGTACCGCTGGTGGAGGTGCTGGACGGACTGGCGGCGCGCGGAGTGGCCCTGCGCCTCTTGCATGCCGAGCTGCCGAGCCGTCCGTTCCGTGCGGCCTTCGATGCGCGGGCGCGGCTGGTGTCGGGCGGCTTGGAGCTGAAGGTCTGTCCCCGGGTTCACTTCAAGACCGTGCTGGTGGACGGCGCGTGGGCGTACCTGGGGAGCGCCAATCTCACCGGAGCCGGACTGGGAGCGAAGGGCGAGGACTCGCGCAACTTCGAGCTGGGCTTCGCCACCGAGGACTTCGACGTCATCGACCGAGTGACGGCGCTGTATGAGGCGGTGTGGAGCGGGGCTGAGTGCAGGGCGTGCAAGCTGCGGTCGGTGTGCCCGGACCCCATCTTGCCCGCTGGCGTCGGACAGGCGAAGAAGCGCAGACCCCGAGACGGCGTCCGCCTGGGGAAGTCCCGCCGCATGCGGCGCTGA
- a CDS encoding HEAT repeat domain-containing protein gives MRDLAQGEGVARVQASRLLSTDPATSPELLGLLDGESRADVRHAILYALSWHDNLGIWKRMVGILSDRSEASKVRGQAAEYLSYLFHRVSFASDDFKSAVDALLESLTDPSPEVRYCAVNALGSTGYPPLLPALERMCSDQTPVPGWVGTVSDEASQAIETLESISASRKCESKQ, from the coding sequence TTGAGGGATCTCGCACAGGGCGAGGGAGTTGCCCGGGTGCAGGCTTCACGGTTGCTATCGACAGACCCGGCGACGTCCCCCGAACTGCTGGGCCTGTTGGACGGGGAGTCGCGTGCGGACGTGAGGCACGCGATTCTCTACGCACTGTCCTGGCACGACAATCTCGGGATATGGAAACGGATGGTCGGGATTCTTTCCGACCGAAGTGAGGCCTCGAAGGTGAGAGGGCAGGCGGCGGAATATCTGAGCTATCTCTTCCACCGCGTCTCCTTCGCGTCCGACGACTTCAAGAGTGCAGTGGACGCGTTGCTTGAATCACTGACGGATCCGTCACCCGAGGTTCGGTACTGTGCCGTCAATGCCTTGGGCTCAACCGGCTATCCACCGCTCCTTCCGGCGCTTGAGCGAATGTGCTCAGACCAAACGCCAGTCCCTGGTTGGGTGGGGACAGTCAGCGACGAAGCCTCTCAGGCAATCGAGACACTGGAGTCGATATCCGCGAGCAGGAAATGCGAGAGTAAACAGTAG
- a CDS encoding aldehyde dehydrogenase family protein produces the protein MSPQSSSAPVIEFPVAHAPDLARMRAVFDAQRAHRWTMSRTTAAERITRLKKLREVIMARREQLADAIHRDFKKPAVEVELTEIHPTLEELNHTVRHLKGWMKPTRVSQPLLLAGASSHVRHEARGVVLILSPWNYPFQLLAAPLIAAISAGNCVVLKPSEKTPNTSRFIAQLVRDLFPENEVAVFEGGAEVAEGLLQLPFDHFFFTGNPRIGRKVMEAAAKHLASVTLELGGKSPVIIDESADLAATAERVAWGKFINAGQTCVAPDYIFVHASKERAFLDALKGVLTRFYGDTEAERQASPDLARLVDPVAWRRVKDVLDRSVEAGAKVETGGTGDGPSRYLAPTVLSGVKPDMPIMEGEIFGPVLPVMTYQRREEVYAHINGGEKPLALYVFSQDKRAVEEVFQHTTSGGAVVNNVLIHVANPNLPFGGVGMSGLGHYHGHFGFKTFSHERAVSVQWMKSLVAVFYPPYRGKAQEWASRATRMLE, from the coding sequence ATGTCGCCCCAGAGCAGCAGCGCGCCTGTGATTGAGTTTCCTGTCGCCCACGCGCCGGACCTCGCGCGGATGCGCGCGGTGTTCGACGCCCAGCGCGCCCACCGATGGACGATGTCCCGCACCACCGCGGCCGAGCGCATCACGCGACTGAAGAAGCTGCGCGAGGTCATCATGGCGCGCCGGGAGCAGCTCGCGGACGCCATCCACCGCGACTTCAAGAAGCCCGCCGTGGAGGTGGAGCTGACGGAGATCCACCCCACGCTGGAGGAGCTGAACCACACGGTTCGGCACCTCAAGGGCTGGATGAAGCCGACGCGCGTGAGCCAGCCGCTGCTGCTCGCGGGCGCGTCCAGCCACGTGCGCCATGAGGCGCGGGGCGTGGTGCTCATCCTGTCGCCGTGGAACTACCCGTTCCAGCTCCTGGCCGCGCCGCTCATCGCCGCCATCTCGGCGGGCAACTGCGTGGTGCTCAAGCCCAGTGAGAAGACGCCGAACACCTCGCGCTTCATCGCGCAGCTCGTCCGCGACCTGTTCCCTGAGAACGAGGTCGCGGTGTTCGAGGGCGGCGCCGAGGTGGCGGAAGGGTTGCTCCAGCTCCCGTTCGACCACTTCTTCTTCACGGGCAACCCGCGCATCGGCCGCAAGGTGATGGAGGCCGCGGCGAAGCACCTGGCCAGCGTGACGCTGGAGCTGGGTGGCAAGTCACCGGTCATCATCGACGAGTCGGCGGACCTGGCCGCCACCGCCGAGCGCGTGGCGTGGGGCAAGTTCATCAACGCGGGCCAGACGTGCGTCGCGCCGGACTACATCTTCGTGCACGCCTCGAAGGAGCGGGCGTTCCTGGACGCGCTCAAGGGCGTGCTCACGCGCTTCTACGGAGACACCGAGGCGGAGCGTCAGGCCAGCCCCGACCTCGCCCGGCTGGTGGATCCGGTCGCCTGGCGGCGGGTCAAGGATGTGCTCGACCGCTCGGTCGAGGCGGGAGCGAAGGTGGAGACGGGCGGGACGGGGGATGGGCCTTCGCGCTACCTGGCGCCCACGGTGCTGTCCGGGGTGAAGCCGGACATGCCCATCATGGAGGGCGAGATTTTCGGGCCGGTGCTGCCGGTGATGACGTACCAGCGCCGCGAGGAGGTGTACGCCCACATCAACGGGGGCGAGAAGCCGCTCGCGCTCTACGTGTTCAGCCAGGACAAGCGCGCCGTGGAGGAGGTGTTCCAGCACACGACCTCGGGCGGGGCCGTGGTGAACAACGTGCTCATCCACGTGGCGAACCCGAACCTGCCGTTCGGCGGGGTGGGAATGAGCGGGCTGGGGCACTACCACGGGCACTTCGGCTTCAAGACCTTCAGCCATGAGCGGGCCGTGTCGGTTCAATGGATGAAGTCGCTCGTGGCGGTGTTCTACCCGCCGTACCGCGGAAAGGCCCAGGAATGGGCCTCCCGCGCGACCCGGATGCTGGAGTAG
- a CDS encoding cupin, with product MPTLIPAPTRVTAVGNKPKLIDEYIGRRNSKTTHLSVAHMRSPGGWEEPGQTPEFREITLVLDGLLRVEHKGGTLDVLAGQAVICEPGEWVRYSTPDEEGAEYVAICMPAFSPGTVHRDA from the coding sequence ATGCCGACGCTGATTCCAGCCCCCACCCGTGTCACGGCGGTGGGCAACAAGCCGAAGCTCATCGACGAATACATCGGTCGGCGGAACTCGAAGACGACCCACCTCAGCGTGGCCCACATGCGCAGCCCAGGTGGGTGGGAGGAGCCCGGCCAGACGCCCGAGTTCCGTGAAATCACCCTGGTGCTGGATGGCCTCCTGCGGGTGGAGCACAAGGGTGGGACGCTCGACGTGCTGGCGGGGCAGGCCGTCATCTGCGAGCCCGGGGAGTGGGTCCGCTACAGCACGCCGGACGAGGAGGGCGCCGAGTACGTCGCCATCTGCATGCCGGCCTTCTCGCCGGGGACGGTCCACCGGGACGCGTGA
- a CDS encoding aldehyde dehydrogenase family protein — translation MRVVKQEEALVPSGLQEAFDRLRAHRWELARTGARERLARLDTLKALILERREALADALHQDFRKPAAEVEATEVLPVLLELAHVRKHLKGWMKPRRVAAPLLLAGTVSEVHREPKGVVLVLSPWNSPFPLLMSPLVAAVAAGNAVLCKPSEKTPHTSRFLAELVRDAFPPEEVTLVEGGPEVGEALLRLPFDHFFFTGGTRVGQRVMAAAARHLAGVTLELGGKSPAVVDATADVETAAERIIWGKFLNGGQTCVAPDHVFVHASREEALLDAMKAALERFYGKTEEARRMSPDLCRLVDDAAFTRVRTLLDQGVAAGARVVTGGVADAEERYVSPTLLTDVAPDSPVMGEEILGPVLPVLRFESLDEVVSEVREGGKPLALYVFSQDEQAVQRLLQETSAGGTVINNVALHAANPNLPFGGIGRSGIGAYHGETGFLTFSHERAVVRQGRTTFLHLFFPPYRGKAQKLARLASRMFE, via the coding sequence ATGCGCGTGGTGAAGCAGGAAGAAGCCCTGGTTCCGAGCGGACTTCAGGAGGCGTTCGACCGCCTGAGGGCGCATCGCTGGGAGCTGGCGCGCACGGGCGCTCGGGAGCGGCTGGCCCGCCTGGACACGCTCAAGGCGCTCATCCTGGAGCGGCGCGAGGCCCTCGCGGACGCGCTGCACCAGGACTTCCGCAAGCCCGCCGCGGAGGTGGAGGCGACGGAGGTCCTCCCTGTCCTGTTGGAGCTGGCGCATGTGCGCAAGCACCTCAAGGGCTGGATGAAGCCGCGCCGCGTGGCCGCCCCCTTGCTGCTCGCGGGGACGGTGAGCGAGGTGCACCGCGAGCCCAAGGGCGTGGTGCTGGTGCTCTCGCCCTGGAACTCGCCCTTCCCGCTGCTCATGTCGCCCCTGGTGGCGGCGGTGGCGGCGGGCAACGCCGTCCTCTGCAAGCCGAGCGAGAAGACACCCCACACCTCGCGCTTCCTGGCCGAGCTGGTGCGCGATGCGTTTCCGCCCGAGGAAGTCACCCTGGTGGAGGGCGGCCCCGAGGTGGGCGAGGCACTGCTGCGCCTGCCGTTCGACCACTTCTTCTTCACGGGCGGGACGCGCGTGGGGCAGCGGGTGATGGCGGCGGCGGCGCGGCACCTCGCGGGCGTGACGCTGGAGTTGGGTGGCAAGTCACCGGCCGTGGTGGACGCGACCGCGGACGTGGAGACCGCGGCCGAGCGCATCATCTGGGGCAAGTTCCTCAACGGAGGCCAGACCTGCGTGGCGCCGGACCACGTGTTCGTGCACGCGTCGCGAGAGGAGGCGCTGCTGGACGCGATGAAGGCGGCGCTGGAGCGCTTCTACGGGAAGACCGAGGAGGCGCGCCGGATGTCGCCCGACCTCTGCCGGCTGGTGGATGACGCCGCGTTCACGCGCGTGCGCACGCTGTTGGACCAGGGCGTAGCGGCTGGGGCACGGGTGGTGACGGGCGGGGTCGCGGACGCGGAGGAACGCTATGTCTCGCCCACGCTGCTGACGGACGTGGCTCCGGACTCGCCGGTGATGGGTGAGGAGATATTGGGGCCCGTGCTGCCAGTGCTGCGCTTCGAGTCGCTCGACGAGGTGGTGTCGGAGGTGCGCGAGGGAGGCAAGCCGCTGGCTCTCTATGTCTTCAGCCAGGACGAGCAGGCAGTGCAGCGCTTGCTACAAGAGACGAGCGCGGGCGGCACGGTCATCAACAACGTGGCGCTGCACGCGGCGAATCCCAACCTCCCGTTCGGGGGCATCGGGCGCAGCGGCATTGGCGCGTACCACGGAGAGACAGGCTTCCTGACCTTCAGCCACGAGCGCGCGGTGGTTCGACAGGGGCGGACCACGTTCCTGCATCTGTTCTTTCCCCCCTACCGAGGCAAGGCGCAGAAGCTGGCGCGGCTCGCGAGCAGAATGTTCGAGTAA
- a CDS encoding ABC-F family ATP-binding cassette domain-containing protein, producing the protein MIRLDNIGKQHGQQLLFVEASAALHRGEKVGLVGPNGAGKTTVFRMITGQEHPDEGQVAVDRGVTIGYFSQDVGEMEGRSSVAEVMNGAGPVSEVAAEMKSLEADMADPDKADEMEKLVERYGLVQGRFEELGGYALEGRAREILAGLGFTEEMMDGDVGALSGGWKMRVALARILLMRPDAMLLDEPSNHLDLESLIWLEGFLKGYEGALLMTSHDREFMNRIVTKVVEIDGGTLTTYSGNYDFYEGQRAQNEAQQQAQYERQQAMLAKELKFIERFKARASHAAQVQSRVKKLEKIEKVEPPKRRQTVLFEFQPPPRSGDDVVSLKGVHKGYGKRTIYEGLDFLVRRTERWCVMGVNGAGKSTLLKLVTGSTQADEGSVALGGSVKMGYFAQHAMDLLNGERTVFESLTDSFPRAGQGSLRALAGCFGFSGDEVDKKCRVLSGGEKARLVMAQMLFDPPNFLVLDEPTNHLDMATKEMLITALSRYEGTMLFVSHDRHFLAALSNRVLELTPDGIHKYGGGYTEYVARTGHEAPGLRS; encoded by the coding sequence ATGATTCGTCTCGACAACATCGGCAAGCAGCACGGTCAGCAGCTCCTCTTCGTGGAGGCGTCCGCCGCGCTCCACCGTGGTGAGAAGGTGGGGTTGGTGGGCCCGAACGGCGCGGGCAAGACGACCGTCTTCCGCATGATCACCGGCCAGGAGCACCCCGACGAGGGCCAGGTGGCCGTCGATCGCGGTGTCACCATTGGCTACTTCAGCCAGGACGTGGGCGAGATGGAGGGCCGCAGCTCCGTCGCCGAGGTCATGAACGGCGCGGGTCCGGTGAGCGAAGTCGCCGCCGAGATGAAGTCGCTCGAAGCCGACATGGCCGACCCGGACAAGGCGGACGAGATGGAGAAGCTCGTCGAGCGCTACGGCCTGGTGCAGGGCCGCTTCGAGGAGCTGGGCGGCTACGCCCTGGAGGGGCGGGCGCGGGAGATTCTCGCGGGCCTCGGGTTCACCGAGGAGATGATGGACGGCGACGTCGGAGCGCTCTCCGGTGGATGGAAGATGCGCGTGGCGCTCGCGCGAATCCTGCTCATGCGTCCGGACGCGATGCTGCTGGACGAGCCCAGCAACCACCTGGACCTCGAGTCGCTCATCTGGCTGGAAGGCTTCCTCAAGGGGTACGAGGGCGCGCTGCTGATGACGTCGCACGATCGCGAGTTCATGAACCGCATCGTGACGAAGGTGGTGGAGATCGACGGCGGAACGCTGACGACCTACTCGGGCAACTACGACTTCTACGAAGGGCAGCGCGCGCAGAACGAGGCGCAGCAGCAGGCCCAGTACGAGCGCCAGCAGGCGATGCTCGCCAAGGAATTGAAGTTCATCGAGCGGTTCAAGGCCCGGGCCTCGCATGCGGCGCAGGTGCAGAGCCGCGTGAAGAAGCTGGAGAAGATCGAGAAGGTGGAGCCGCCCAAGCGCCGCCAGACGGTGCTGTTCGAGTTCCAGCCGCCCCCGCGCTCGGGTGACGACGTGGTGAGCCTGAAGGGCGTGCACAAGGGCTACGGCAAGCGGACCATCTACGAGGGGTTGGACTTCCTCGTGCGGCGCACGGAGCGCTGGTGCGTGATGGGCGTGAACGGCGCGGGCAAGTCCACGCTGTTGAAGCTGGTGACGGGCTCGACGCAGGCGGACGAGGGCTCGGTGGCGTTGGGTGGCAGCGTGAAGATGGGTTACTTCGCGCAGCACGCCATGGACCTCCTGAACGGCGAGCGGACGGTGTTCGAGTCGCTGACGGATTCGTTCCCGCGCGCGGGTCAGGGCTCGTTGCGAGCGTTGGCGGGCTGCTTCGGGTTCAGCGGTGACGAGGTGGACAAGAAGTGCCGGGTGCTGTCGGGCGGTGAGAAGGCGCGTCTGGTGATGGCGCAGATGCTGTTTGATCCGCCGAACTTCCTGGTGCTGGACGAGCCGACGAACCACTTGGACATGGCGACGAAGGAGATGCTCATCACGGCGCTGTCGCGCTACGAGGGCACGATGCTGTTCGTCTCGCACGACCGGCACTTCCTGGCGGCGTTGTCGAACCGGGTGTTGGAGCTGACGCCGGACGGCATCCACAAGTACGGCGGTGGCTACACGGAGTACGTGGCGCGCACGGGCCACGAGGCCCCCGGCCTCCGCAGCTAA
- a CDS encoding isoleucine--tRNA ligase yields MPDSSPPLFNTVPVEMDFPAEERRILAFWKDRRIFERSLEARQGAPSFVFYEGPPTANGLPHNGHVLTRVIKDLFPRFQTMRGFQVPRKAGWDTHGLPVEVEVEKELRIHGKAEIERYGVEPFTERCIESVFRYTTEWERLTERIGFWVDLKTAYVTYHRTFVESVWWALAELFRKGLLYQGHKVVWWWPRGGTALSAAEVGLGYKTVDDPSVYVAFSLRDTPDTALLIWTTTPWTLPSNMYAAVNPSLDYVTVDAGDRKLILAAGQREELAKKLKKDLPILSTQKGSALVGTRYVPPFPDVYFQRFGDVMLPLKDGGSDARAWRVVGADFVTLGSGTGIVHTAPAFGEDDYDAFRKDRARFVQPDDAELFCAVKPDGTFSEEVPLVTGRFVKDADKDLQRNLKERGLLVLAEQYRHEYPFCWRADEDPLIQYARPAWYIRTTSVIEEAKANNREVNWVPEHIKEGRFGDFLAHNVDWALSRERYWGTTLPLWIHSETGEVESIPSLQELRSKPGNNLAAVEAELHAFLKGKPHESNAEHLIVHKPWIDKVTYEKPGTPGRFQRVPEVVDVWFDSGCMPFAQWGFPHAPGSREAFNRAFPADFISEAIDQTRGWFYSLLMVSTLLFDKETQERMGVTPPRDLPMPYKSCIVLGHVSDKEGKKESKSKGNYTPPEIILDDVRMDFAVLSAAEVGAQGEAGVALIAREDLEGLDVQEGARVKLFRPDRPDVVVSVTVKVHKKLKRRVVLLAPAELTTLGVAPSKRGADVMPVEVPRLAASERVTMQDPASTAPGADAFRWFFYAASPTWSNTRHSLSNVRMLQKDFQVKLRNVYSFFTIYANLDGFNPAAGNADAADMPWKALARSQGWREVKARPVLDRWILSEVHLTLREVTKALDTYQVYDAAQRMVALVDALSNWYVRRGRSRFWAPGFEQDKRDAYFTLYEALTTITGMAAPFIPFFADEMWGNLVRKPWPTSQPESVHLARFPEVDASLIDEALASEMGAVRELVSLGLKVRTDNRLKVRQPLGRADVILARSELRERVAVYRDLIADELNVHAVQFVEPGSAEADVVRFRVRPNLRAVGGRLGPKLAPVRKAFDTGDARALHRELLTTGKVVIQLGDESLSFSGDDLETLVEANPGYAAAGAGVGVVVLHTELTEALVDEGLVRELLARVQAARKDMNLGYADRVRLWVDGDERVKRVTRESHDLIAAETLAANIHVGPEGLTGQEEEFNLNGLPARIRVERA; encoded by the coding sequence ATGCCTGACTCGTCCCCGCCCCTGTTCAACACGGTGCCCGTGGAGATGGACTTCCCCGCCGAGGAGCGCCGAATCCTCGCGTTCTGGAAGGACCGCCGCATCTTCGAGCGCTCGCTCGAGGCCCGTCAGGGAGCCCCCTCCTTCGTGTTCTACGAGGGCCCGCCCACCGCGAACGGCCTGCCGCACAACGGCCACGTCCTCACCCGCGTCATCAAGGACCTGTTCCCCCGCTTCCAGACGATGCGCGGCTTCCAGGTGCCTCGGAAGGCCGGCTGGGACACCCACGGTCTGCCGGTGGAGGTGGAGGTCGAGAAGGAGCTGCGCATCCACGGCAAGGCGGAGATCGAGCGCTACGGCGTGGAGCCGTTCACCGAGCGCTGCATCGAGTCTGTCTTCCGCTACACGACGGAGTGGGAGCGGCTGACGGAGCGCATCGGCTTCTGGGTGGACCTGAAGACGGCCTACGTCACCTATCACCGCACCTTCGTGGAGAGCGTGTGGTGGGCGCTGGCGGAGCTGTTCCGCAAGGGCCTGCTGTACCAGGGCCACAAGGTGGTGTGGTGGTGGCCGCGCGGCGGCACCGCGCTCAGCGCCGCCGAGGTGGGCCTGGGCTACAAGACGGTGGACGACCCGAGCGTCTACGTGGCCTTCTCGCTGCGCGACACGCCGGACACCGCGCTGCTCATCTGGACGACGACGCCCTGGACGCTGCCGTCCAACATGTACGCGGCCGTCAACCCGTCGCTGGACTACGTCACGGTGGACGCGGGAGACCGCAAGCTCATCCTGGCGGCGGGACAACGCGAGGAGCTGGCCAAGAAGCTGAAGAAGGACCTGCCCATCCTCTCGACGCAGAAGGGCAGCGCGCTGGTGGGGACGCGCTACGTGCCGCCGTTCCCGGACGTGTACTTCCAGCGCTTCGGCGACGTGATGTTGCCGCTGAAGGATGGGGGCTCGGATGCGCGGGCGTGGCGCGTGGTGGGCGCGGACTTCGTCACGCTGGGCAGCGGCACGGGCATCGTGCACACGGCGCCCGCGTTCGGTGAGGACGACTACGACGCCTTCCGCAAGGACCGCGCGCGCTTCGTCCAGCCGGATGACGCGGAGCTGTTCTGCGCGGTGAAGCCGGACGGCACCTTCTCCGAGGAGGTGCCGCTCGTCACGGGCCGCTTCGTGAAGGACGCGGACAAGGACCTGCAGCGCAACCTGAAGGAGCGCGGCCTGCTGGTGCTCGCCGAGCAGTACCGGCACGAGTACCCGTTCTGCTGGCGCGCGGACGAGGATCCGCTCATCCAGTACGCGCGGCCCGCCTGGTACATCCGCACCACGTCGGTCATCGAGGAGGCCAAGGCCAACAACCGCGAGGTGAACTGGGTTCCGGAGCACATCAAGGAAGGCCGCTTCGGCGACTTCCTGGCGCACAACGTGGACTGGGCCCTGTCGCGCGAGCGCTACTGGGGCACCACGCTGCCGCTGTGGATCCACTCGGAGACGGGCGAGGTGGAGTCGATCCCCTCGCTCCAGGAGCTGCGCTCGAAGCCGGGCAACAACCTGGCGGCGGTCGAGGCCGAGCTGCACGCGTTCCTCAAGGGCAAGCCGCACGAGTCCAACGCCGAGCACCTCATCGTCCACAAACCGTGGATCGACAAGGTGACGTACGAGAAGCCGGGCACGCCGGGGCGCTTCCAGCGCGTGCCCGAGGTGGTGGACGTCTGGTTTGACTCGGGCTGTATGCCTTTCGCGCAGTGGGGCTTCCCTCACGCGCCGGGCTCGCGCGAGGCGTTCAATCGCGCGTTCCCCGCGGACTTCATCTCCGAGGCCATCGACCAGACGCGCGGCTGGTTCTATTCGCTGCTCATGGTCAGCACGCTGCTCTTCGACAAGGAGACGCAGGAGCGCATGGGCGTGACGCCGCCGCGCGACCTGCCGATGCCGTACAAGAGCTGCATCGTGCTCGGCCACGTCTCGGACAAGGAGGGCAAGAAGGAGTCCAAGTCCAAGGGCAACTACACGCCGCCGGAAATCATCCTGGATGACGTGCGGATGGACTTCGCGGTGCTGTCCGCCGCCGAGGTCGGCGCGCAGGGCGAGGCGGGCGTGGCGCTCATCGCGCGCGAGGACCTGGAGGGCCTGGACGTCCAGGAGGGCGCGCGGGTGAAGTTGTTCCGCCCGGACCGGCCGGACGTCGTGGTCTCCGTGACGGTGAAGGTGCACAAGAAGCTCAAGCGCCGCGTGGTGTTGCTGGCCCCGGCCGAGCTGACGACGCTCGGTGTGGCGCCGTCGAAGCGCGGGGCGGACGTCATGCCGGTGGAGGTGCCTCGGCTGGCGGCCTCGGAGCGCGTGACGATGCAGGACCCGGCCAGCACTGCGCCGGGCGCGGACGCGTTCCGCTGGTTCTTCTACGCGGCGAGCCCCACGTGGTCGAACACGCGCCACTCGCTGTCGAACGTGCGCATGTTGCAGAAGGACTTCCAGGTCAAACTGCGCAATGTCTATTCATTCTTCACCATCTACGCGAACCTGGATGGCTTCAACCCGGCGGCGGGCAACGCGGACGCGGCGGACATGCCGTGGAAGGCGTTGGCTCGGAGCCAGGGCTGGCGCGAGGTGAAGGCGCGGCCGGTGCTGGACCGTTGGATCCTCTCCGAGGTGCACCTCACGCTGCGCGAGGTGACGAAGGCGCTGGACACGTATCAGGTCTACGACGCGGCCCAGCGCATGGTGGCGTTGGTGGATGCGCTGTCCAACTGGTACGTGCGGCGCGGTCGCTCGCGCTTCTGGGCGCCGGGCTTCGAGCAGGACAAGCGCGACGCGTACTTCACGCTGTACGAGGCGCTGACGACGATTACGGGCATGGCCGCGCCCTTCATCCCGTTCTTCGCGGACGAGATGTGGGGGAACCTGGTGCGCAAGCCGTGGCCCACGTCGCAGCCGGAGAGCGTGCACCTCGCCCGCTTCCCGGAGGTGGACGCGAGCCTCATCGACGAGGCGCTCGCCTCGGAGATGGGCGCGGTGCGCGAGCTGGTGTCGTTGGGCTTGAAGGTGCGCACGGACAACCGGCTGAAGGTGCGCCAGCCGCTGGGGCGCGCGGACGTCATCCTGGCGCGGAGCGAGCTGCGCGAGCGCGTGGCGGTGTACCGGGACCTCATCGCGGACGAGCTGAACGTGCACGCGGTGCAGTTCGTGGAGCCGGGGAGCGCGGAGGCGGACGTGGTGCGCTTCCGGGTGCGCCCCAACCTGCGCGCGGTGGGCGGACGGCTCGGGCCCAAGCTGGCGCCGGTGCGCAAGGCGTTCGACACGGGCGACGCGCGAGCGCTGCACCGCGAGCTGCTGACCACGGGCAAGGTGGTCATCCAGCTCGGGGACGAGTCGCTGTCGTTCTCGGGTGACGACCTGGAGACGCTGGTGGAGGCGAACCCGGGCTACGCCGCCGCGGGAGCGGGCGTGGGCGTGGTGGTGCTGCACACCGAGCTGACCGAGGCCCTGGTGGACGAGGGGCTCGTGCGCGAGCTGCTCGCCCGCGTGCAGGCCGCGCGCAAGGACATGAACCTGGGCTACGCGGACCGGGTCCGGCTGTGGGTGGACGGCGACGAGCGCGTGAAGCGAGTCACGCGCGAGTCCCACGACCTCATCGCCGCCGAGACGCTCGCCGCGAACATCCACGTGGGCCCCGAGGGCCTCACGGGCCAGGAGGAGGAGTTCAACCTCAACGGCCTGCCCGCGCGTATCCGGGTGGAGCGCGCCTGA
- a CDS encoding DUSAM domain-containing protein, with translation MPFADDWEGVRSVARQLERGEAVDVTDAVRALLVRVAPTVGVSEPDATAALAASATTLAMLVEASRRIREGSRRLMRAQSEESKLKMAGDTTGIRQLYEDLLAVEVVPLYREQAQIGSDYADAPLGE, from the coding sequence ATGCCCTTTGCGGATGACTGGGAAGGGGTGCGGTCGGTCGCGCGGCAACTAGAGCGCGGCGAAGCGGTCGACGTGACGGATGCCGTGCGCGCGTTGCTTGTGCGCGTCGCTCCAACGGTCGGGGTCAGCGAGCCTGATGCGACTGCCGCTCTCGCAGCATCCGCGACAACCCTCGCCATGCTCGTGGAGGCCAGCCGGCGCATCCGAGAGGGCTCCCGACGACTCATGCGGGCGCAGAGCGAGGAGTCCAAGCTCAAGATGGCAGGGGACACTACGGGCATCCGACAGCTCTACGAGGACTTGCTCGCCGTCGAGGTCGTGCCGCTGTACCGCGAACAGGCTCAAATCGGCAGCGACTACGCGGATGCTCCGTTGGGCGAATAG
- a CDS encoding TetR family transcriptional regulator, whose amino-acid sequence MVSKAAGKARRAAVPQRARKASDKEARRRRILDEALALYRSTTYAAVKMADVAERSRLAKGTVFLYFPTKEALFLALLEEQLFSWFERLDARLMHGEGRWTGPRVARTVAESLEGEETLTRLLALLQTVLEMNVTAERVLQFKERLLAAIGHTAELLSRRLPFLTLTDSQRLMRHLYALVTGLRQMADLAPVAREVLAQPHLAPLRVDFSAELTASLTHLLRGLEAR is encoded by the coding sequence ATGGTCAGCAAAGCGGCGGGCAAGGCGAGGCGGGCGGCGGTGCCCCAGCGGGCACGCAAGGCCTCGGACAAGGAGGCGCGCAGGCGGCGCATCCTGGATGAAGCGCTCGCGCTCTACCGGAGCACGACCTACGCGGCGGTGAAGATGGCCGATGTGGCCGAGCGCTCGCGGCTGGCCAAGGGCACGGTGTTCCTCTACTTCCCCACGAAGGAAGCGCTGTTCCTGGCGCTGCTGGAGGAGCAGCTCTTCTCCTGGTTCGAGCGACTGGACGCGCGGCTGATGCACGGCGAGGGGCGCTGGACGGGCCCGCGTGTGGCGCGCACCGTGGCGGAGTCGCTCGAGGGCGAAGAGACGCTGACCCGCTTGCTGGCGCTCCTCCAGACGGTGCTGGAGATGAACGTCACCGCGGAGCGCGTGCTCCAGTTCAAGGAGCGGCTGCTCGCGGCGATTGGACACACCGCGGAGCTGCTGTCGCGGCGCCTGCCCTTCCTCACGCTGACGGACAGTCAGCGCCTCATGCGTCACCTGTATGCGCTGGTGACCGGGTTGCGGCAGATGGCGGACCTGGCCCCCGTGGCGCGCGAGGTGCTGGCCCAGCCGCACCTGGCCCCGTTGCGCGTGGATTTCTCGGCCGAGCTGACGGCCTCGCTGACCCACCTGTTGCGCGGGCTCGAAGCCCGCTGA